In the Methylophilus sp. 5 genome, one interval contains:
- a CDS encoding DUF2946 family protein, whose protein sequence is MRKRLCLFLICWLPCFVMAANVMSLQMVLAEQALAITAQAQQSEMPCHHMADDQGMHHSADDDATSQHHCTVCGFCMVTTGVAHLDAFPSVSLIAQSSAAPLFAADPVHSQTYPPAIKPPIFS, encoded by the coding sequence ATGCGAAAACGCCTTTGCCTATTTTTGATTTGCTGGTTGCCATGCTTTGTCATGGCGGCCAATGTCATGTCGTTGCAAATGGTGCTGGCAGAGCAGGCGCTGGCCATCACCGCCCAGGCGCAACAGAGCGAGATGCCGTGCCATCACATGGCAGATGATCAAGGCATGCATCACTCAGCTGACGATGATGCGACAAGTCAGCATCACTGCACAGTATGTGGTTTTTGCATGGTGACGACCGGCGTCGCTCATTTAGACGCGTTTCCAAGTGTTTCCCTTATTGCACAGTCTAGCGCTGCCCCGTTGTTTGCGGCAGACCCTGTGCACTCTCAAACCTACCCACCAGCCATCAAGCCACCCATATTCAGCTAA
- the greB gene encoding transcription elongation factor GreB — translation MAEQKNYITPEGYAALEKEFQYLIKVDRPEVVRVVSWAAGNGDRSENGDYIYGKKRLRQIDGRIRFLTKRMDAAEIVYSKTQTNTEKVYFGAWVTLFNLSDDSEMTLRIVGQDELDPTQGYISWVSPMAKALLAKNLGDTIRVVTPAAETEYEIIDIRYE, via the coding sequence ATGGCTGAGCAAAAAAATTACATTACGCCGGAAGGCTATGCCGCGTTGGAAAAAGAGTTTCAATACTTGATTAAGGTTGATCGGCCCGAAGTGGTGCGTGTGGTGAGTTGGGCTGCCGGCAATGGTGATCGCAGCGAAAACGGTGATTATATTTATGGTAAAAAGCGTTTGCGCCAGATTGATGGGCGCATTCGTTTTTTGACTAAGCGCATGGATGCGGCGGAGATCGTCTACAGCAAAACGCAGACCAATACTGAAAAAGTGTATTTTGGGGCCTGGGTGACGCTGTTTAACCTCAGTGATGACAGTGAAATGACGCTGCGTATTGTTGGCCAGGACGAACTGGACCCGACACAAGGCTATATTTCATGGGTGTCACCGATGGCCAAAGCACTGTTGGCTAAAAACCTGGGCGATACCATACGGGTGGTCACCCCGGCGGCAGAAACCGAGTATGAAATTATTGATATTCGCTATGAATAA